AGCTTTTAATACACGCCAGCACAATAGTTGTTGCTCTTTCATGTTTTGTGCGAGTATTACTTCAGATAGAGCAAAAGACAGTCTGAAATACGGGTCTCTCTCTTCGATTACCGGTTTGCTATACAAGGCCAAAGGTCGTTTTGCTACGACCTGACATCCTGAGCCAATAATCTTTTTCAGAATTTCTTTCGATGGCCATTTTCTCGAACGAGTCACCCATTCATCTGCTACCCGTGGCCATCCTTCAATTTTAAAGGCAGGTACGAAATCTatcgattttaattttgaaaaagacgttTCGCGTTTTGCTGTTCCAGACGTTTTAATGCATGCACCTACTGAATGACTTTCTTTTACTACTTCAGGGTCTGAACTCGTggcgtttttgtttttatgcttATTATTTATTCGTTTTGTTCTTGCCGCTGGACGATCTGTTGATAATTTTCTGTTATGTGCATTACCACGCAATAAATCAGTTGAAAACATATCTTGTGGcgttttgttgtcttttttgtcgAGGTATATTGTACCTTGCATCGCATTACTTTTTCCATCTTCAGCAGCATCTGTCTGACTGTCTTTATTCGTATCttgaatatttcttgttttatcacTATCAGTGTTTTTGCGTCCGCACATGtcaagaatttcattaaacatcTCTAACAGTGAGGTGTTGTCGTGTTCAGCTAACAGTGATCTGTTGTTAGTCGCAAACGTGGATGTTTCATCTACAGCATGTGTTCTTTTAGATTGTTTTGCCAGAGTTATAACTTTACCGAATGTGCATTTGCCAACCTTTtccattattgtcaaattacgTTCTATCATATCTGGTTTATCACTGAACTCAAAAGCGTTTTGATCATCTGGATATAACCGCATCTGTTCTTTTCCAACTGATGTTATTCTTATTACTTTCAAGAACTTTCCATCTTCGGACAGGTCATGTTGTATATTGTAATTAAGCAACATTTTTGATAAGAATGACGACTTTGTATGATGCTCTTTAAGAACAGCTGCTGGAAGGTACACTCCCTCGATCGGATCTTTCACGGTTTGGAAGTACTTCTGGTGTTCATTTTTAACTCTAATACGCAGAAATGCTGGGAACGCTTTGTcgtaatcaaataaatgttctttcaaaatattcttgttgGAAAGCATCAAAACGTCCATATCACCACAGTCGCCGGGTACAGTAACTTTTGAACCATCTACGCAGCTTCCGACAGGAATAAGTTCTTCATTTCCAAATATATCGCAACTACATAGTATATTCCATGTTTCAATATCTCTTAACAATGTAACAAAGTCTGGATCTATTTTCGAGTCAATTTCTCTAGCACGTGTTGTGAAACCACGGTGTTCGTCGTTAGGCTTAGAATCAGTCATTATGTTTTGAATATGATGCTCCCGCTACATCAGTCTGTTgtacaaagaaaatgaaatattttacaaccttTATAACATGTATCATTGTTTAATGGAATAAACTACACGTGTGgattttttaatgataattttaactAATTTCAATTTAGATCATAAGAATTTTGAAGAAAAGTATCATTTTTCTTGCGACATGTAAAGAGAAGGAAAACAtaacaaagaaaagaaagaaaaaaaacaagagctgtctatgaTGAACAGTCGGATATTACTTATCAAATTCGTTTAGACTTATGACCCAATTGACTGACCGCAGGGTGTAGTGCTACTGTGTATTAAATCGTTAGGAAAAACGTTGTCAGCTACAGAGCAAGTACGACTTCTGTCATATTATAAAATAGGAGTAGGTAAAGTTTGTGTTTGTCAGCTACAgggatgaattttcaaaattatctagTGTTTTGATAATTTGCAAGGAGTTTCAGATGGTTCATGCCcgtataaacacaaaaaaaatagcatttatttcttaaatatacagattttgaccttctttgtttaacttgcaatcaaattgagccatgttagaatcttATTGTCGAATGAAAATTGTCTTCATATCAATGCATATTCAGCTTAAAACTTTGCCTTGGAAAGGCTGTGTTATAGCTATTCCTGTTAGATTTTTGTCAATGAGTATATTTCAGTAGTTTTGTGCATAGAAATATACACGTTTATTAGTAAAATTTTCgtttatttaaaattgattttaagcattttaaatagataaaaaataagCCCGTCTCCGACAAAGCTATGTTACGCGAAGCTTCGTCTGGTGTTAATGCTTTTTTAGATAACATTGCTATTTATTATTGCACATTGTAAAAGCCTCGGTCAATCTTTGGAAAAACCTCTATAATGTATGTGTAATGATTACTGatgaaaataatatgtaaaataatatctCTTATAACATTTACCTTGTGTTTAAAGAATAACTATAAAAGAAtgacattttataaaacttaCCTAATTCAACTCCAGCATCTGCctgcaattttttaacaaacgtTTTTTTAGAATTGTCGCGAATGCAAAAATTAATGAAAAGGTGAACAGACTTAAACAGTCGatatgttttatatagaatattaaTGATATACATTCCATACGTCCATCTAATTACTCATGCTAAGTTGATTCATTTTCTAGTAAAATCTCAATGCACTTGACTACGCATACAATTTTCAGGAATAAAATGCTTTTTCACAAAGacacatttcaatatttttttatcaatgaaaatttatcttatttatttaaccTATGTTGGAGGCTTAGCATGACGTTAAACTGACTATTTATACGTTAGATCTGGTGTTTTAAATAGCAATGACTGActgattgtgtttttttttatttccttattttttttggTGAAAGAAAGATTAGAAAATCAAGAATAATAAATTTCCTTATACAATTCAAAGATACAGGATATTAAATATTTAACGTACAAAGTTTGATTAGATTTTAATCAAGCAAGTTTGAAAgagataattacttttttttaaaactcttaATATTCTGAATTAAAATTCCGCAAAagtttcacttttgaccaatctTTTACAAGATATTCATTGGCCATCGTTCACAAAAATATTTACCTTTAGATGTTtacttcagatttaaaaaaaaaatcttaatcacgtaatcatacta
This Mercenaria mercenaria strain notata chromosome 17, MADL_Memer_1, whole genome shotgun sequence DNA region includes the following protein-coding sequences:
- the LOC123536715 gene encoding uncharacterized protein LOC123536715, which produces MTDSKPNDEHRGFTTRAREIDSKIDPDFVTLLRDIETWNILCSCDIFGNEELIPVGSCVDGSKVTVPGDCGDMDVLMLSNKNILKEHLFDYDKAFPAFLRIRVKNEHQKYFQTVKDPIEGVYLPAAVLKEHHTKSSFLSKMLLNYNIQHDLSEDGKFLKVIRITSVGKEQMRLYPDDQNAFEFSDKPDMIERNLTIMEKVGKCTFGKVITLAKQSKRTHAVDETSTFATNNRSLLAEHDNTSLLEMFNEILDMCGRKNTDSDKTRNIQDTNKDSQTDAAEDGKSNAMQGTIYLDKKDNKTPQDMFSTDLLRGNAHNRKLSTDRPAARTKRINNKHKNKNATSSDPEVVKESHSVGACIKTSGTAKRETSFSKLKSIDFVPAFKIEGWPRVADEWVTRSRKWPSKEILKKIIGSGCQVVAKRPLALYSKPVIEERDPYFRLSFALSEVILAQNMKEQQLLCWRVLKAYQKCFLETEPKCLKSYHWKNVLFWVNEDLDESFWTDENVLVAVYKCLDFMKECLQKRNLPFYFVRRMNLLNGCDETIFDILREQVDLIRREPLAYLKRFISEPPKAETHFMDIEKIEGILSEETKANNIDRRSEDIANCFLLKFMYESDKSGFQFPKAILELLKKRRSEEDERLSCDPKDVQNSNSSQEKLLLDTSENIMESMKNYSKEGFFETMDLFLTVMDNVLNNEDGTDSDRVISQSFANVLSTVSSVVKRPQDYGLSKNVSNVCSSFHQHDGKELNGISFNLIANGAFAKLMDGIEKSTKNENKTFNLFDEIRKILQETVQNIGAITGR